One Heyndrickxia oleronia genomic window, ACCCTGTGTCCCACTAAAAAAACTCATCCATTAATTGATAAAAGTTAATTTTCGCTTTGTCATAACTTTGCATTCCATATTCATTTAAAAAATACGGGATCATATCTTTACCAAAATTATACGTAATACTTCTTACTGCAAGTGCTAAATCTTGATATCTATCAGATATTCCTGCTCTTCCCATATCAATAAATCCATTTATTTTCCCGTTATGCAAAATAATATTGGGTAAACAATAGTCTCCATGGGCAAATACTAAGTCTTCATCCTTGGGAACCGAATCCTTCAAATGTTATAAAAGGACATCGGAGGGAATACCTTTTCTTTCCTCATCAAAATCATCCTCATTCACTAAACCTTTTTCAACTCTTAACCTTGCCTCTTCTAATTTTTTTTGTACTGTCTGATCAAAAGGACATTGATCGATTTTTATTGAATGGATCATTTTCAATCCTAATGCTAATTGTTTCATTAAATCGGGTACAGACGTTGTTTTATCTATTTCAACTGAGGCATCTTTTCCTGCTATTTCAGAAATCAATAAGTACTCATTTATATCATCTTGTTCATAATAAAGTACTTTAGGAACTGGTAGTTTTCCTTGAAGCCATTCCAAACGTTCCTTTTCATTCAACAATTTCTCTTTTGCATTTATGGATTGAATTTTTAAGAATTGATGATAATTATCACCTTTTACACGAAATGTATTTGACTCTGAACAGCCAATAGTGATTTCTTCCCAGCTGCAACCTTTTAAAAGGCTCTCGAGATTTTTAGGTAATCTATCCATAGCCCTCCACCTTTTATGTCATCCTATTGTTTTTCAACATGGTCTAAAAAACTTCTTACTCTACCAATATACTCAGCTGGTTCTTCCAAATACGGTAAATGTGCACTTTGTTCATATACATGAAAAATTGATCCCGGTAAACAGTGACTATATCCTTCAACTGTTTGCGGTGTTGCTTCATCATAACGACCACATGTAAACATAGCAGGTAATTGAATTTCTTTTAAGCGTTCTGTAACATCATATCCCTTTAAATTTCCAGTAGTGCAAAACTCTGAAGGCCCCCACATTGTATTATAAACAATCGAATTCGATTTCGCGTAAGGTGATTCCATTTCCTTCGGTTTTGAATCTAGACGATACACAAACCGCTTATTAAATTCCTTCATCGCAGTTTTATACTCCTCTGTATCTGTGGTCCCTTCACGTTCACATCTAGATAAAATCTCTTGAACCTCTTCAGGCAATTGTTTCAAATGCAATGCTTGATCCTTTTCCCATTGTGGTACGCTTAAGCAAGGGCTAGAAAAGATAATACTTTGTACCCCCTCAGGCTGGTTCAGTAAATAGCTTGCTGCTAGCATGGTTCCCCATGAATGTCCTAGTATGTGAAGTTTCGAGAGACCAAGCGCTTCTCTAATTTGCCCTAATTCTTCGACAAAACGATCAATATTCCATAATGAATGATCGTTTGGCCGATCCGACTTTCCTGACCCTAATTGGTCATAAAAAATTACTTGTCGATCATTCCCCAAATTTTCAAGATGCATAAAAGGAACATGTGTCCCTCCTGGTCCACCGTGTAACAGGATGATTGGAGTCTTGCTTCCATCACCAACTATTTTATAATATACATTCCCGCCTGTAACAGCTATGTATCCTTCTTTCACATTTCTCTTCCTTTCTAATCTAAGACTAGATCAAAGTCTTTCAAATGATATAAAGCTTTTTCAATTGATGTTTCAATATAGCCAATGATTTGATTAAAGGTAAATACATTTAGATTTTCATCAAGAACTGCTTCTTCATATTGTATATCTTCATAAAGGAAAGGCAAAAATGCTTTTATATCTTCAATATGTACTTCATTTAGATCACAAATTTCATCAATTGTATCCGTATTATGTATTTGTACATCATTAATATGATAAAAGTTTAATAGCTTCCCATTTAATAAACGAAAATCATTATGATATAGCTCTAATATGCTTTCGTCATTTTCCATTCTGTTCTTTAGCCACGGCATGTAAAATCCTTTTAACCAAAGGTCATCTGCAATAAGATGTATATAATAGCCTAATAGATAGTCCGAGGGAAACATCTCTTTATAATTTTCGAAAAATCCATTAAAATCAATACTTCTTGTAAAGTCGCTTAAATTTCCGATATAAAAATGGGAGATTTCCTTTGATGTTACAGCATCTGGGGCTACTCCACCTAATATAAATGCTTCCTTATTCGAGATGGAGATTTTATTTGCTATTTGTTCAGCTATAATTAGATGCATGATTCTAGATCCCATCGGTCATCCTCCTTGGATAAGATCAATTGTCTGAATTAGATATAGTTATTTGCCTTTGTAAGCTTTACTACCAGATTTTTACACCTACCGAATAAGTATTTAAACGTTTTGATCCATTATTTACCTCTCTCCTCAGCCCTATAAGGAGAATTGCAGTTCTTCAACCTATTATTAGTAAAACATTATTGAGATAAGATTCTTTCAATTAAACAATCTATGAATCTTTTTAGCCATTTCTTTCGGCCTGACATCCAATGAGGCTAATCGACTTATGTTAACCCAAATAGGCTCATAGACCCCTCTGCTCTTATCGGTATATTCCAATCCTTTACCTGTTCCAAATACTCCATCACGTATTTCCGCTAAATAAAAATATTGTATTCCATTAAAGTAAGCACGACCAAAATCGTCTATAATCGATATCCGTACCCCTAATTCTTCGTATGCTTCTCTGATGGTCGCTTCCTCAGGAGTTTCCGAACTCTCAATACCACCACCTGGAAAAACATAATAAGTGCACCCATCTTTTATCCGTTTAACTAAAGCGACTTCATGATCTTTTATAAGAACCGCAGATCCTCTATGACGCATTAAATAACGCTCTCCTTTTTAAAACATTGTTGCTATTTAAGTAAAGTTTTAACAAATAACTATCAGTTGAAGACAGCTACACCTTTCATTTCAATGAGAAAAGAGCTACTTACTATATAAGAATCGCTGAAATCTTTTATTCGGTGTAAAAGCCGGAAATTGGACTTTTACAAAAACAACAAACTACAAACAGCCTAAAAAAACAACCTTATATTTACCTTCCAAAATTGTTAGTAGCAAGGTTTAATATTTCTTGATAGATTGGGTTCCAATCCGAATAGAATTTTTTTACATCTTGAGGCTGAATGAATACCCTTTGTAATGATTCATAATCACCTAAAAAAGGGTGAATATGCTCTACTTCCATCCGATAAAACACTTGGTATCCTATTTTAGGATACGGACTGTTCTCATTCCAAAATGGGTTATAACAATGATTTACTTCAATATAACCAAGAAGTTCAACCATTCCTTCAACATATCCCTCTTCCATCGCTTCACGTTTAAAACAATCAATCACTTCCTCATTTCTCTCTCTGTGGCCACCAGGAAAGTCCCACCCTCTATGATTTAAATCAACTAGTAACAGCTTTCCTTTAAAAAAGCAAAAACCATGCACACTCGTAATTAATTGTAGTTTTGCGAGCTCCTTACTAGTAATCCAAGTAAGTTGAACTGTTGAATCT contains:
- a CDS encoding proline iminopeptidase-family hydrolase, whose amino-acid sequence is MKEGYIAVTGGNVYYKIVGDGSKTPIILLHGGPGGTHVPFMHLENLGNDRQVIFYDQLGSGKSDRPNDHSLWNIDRFVEELGQIREALGLSKLHILGHSWGTMLAASYLLNQPEGVQSIIFSSPCLSVPQWEKDQALHLKQLPEEVQEILSRCEREGTTDTEEYKTAMKEFNKRFVYRLDSKPKEMESPYAKSNSIVYNTMWGPSEFCTTGNLKGYDVTERLKEIQLPAMFTCGRYDEATPQTVEGYSHCLPGSIFHVYEQSAHLPYLEEPAEYIGRVRSFLDHVEKQ
- a CDS encoding zinc dependent phospholipase C family protein, with amino-acid sequence MGSRIMHLIIAEQIANKISISNKEAFILGGVAPDAVTSKEISHFYIGNLSDFTRSIDFNGFFENYKEMFPSDYLLGYYIHLIADDLWLKGFYMPWLKNRMENDESILELYHNDFRLLNGKLLNFYHINDVQIHNTDTIDEICDLNEVHIEDIKAFLPFLYEDIQYEEAVLDENLNVFTFNQIIGYIETSIEKALYHLKDFDLVLD
- a CDS encoding NUDIX hydrolase, which codes for MRHRGSAVLIKDHEVALVKRIKDGCTYYVFPGGGIESSETPEEATIREAYEELGVRISIIDDFGRAYFNGIQYFYLAEIRDGVFGTGKGLEYTDKSRGVYEPIWVNISRLASLDVRPKEMAKKIHRLFN
- a CDS encoding NUDIX domain-containing protein; this translates as MASILVNWGDSTVQLTWITSKELAKLQLITSVHGFCFFKGKLLLVDLNHRGWDFPGGHRERNEEVIDCFKREAMEEGYVEGMVELLGYIEVNHCYNPFWNENSPYPKIGYQVFYRMEVEHIHPFLGDYESLQRVFIQPQDVKKFYSDWNPIYQEILNLATNNFGR